One part of the Mya arenaria isolate MELC-2E11 chromosome 3, ASM2691426v1 genome encodes these proteins:
- the LOC128225863 gene encoding uncharacterized protein LOC128225863 has translation MPFTEYLWMVICLLLYIKQTLGFHVAKNSDSSILTNLLMDPSFQSRQKRPAFSDDRLLVSGFNTPSECCPTVTRAIAPLGGLSKDGQLLQLFRDRHTIQKFYETTCAPDIRNHRCNFIDHSKWISKCQQTFTYTYAIVKNFNVTEPYRIDYMRMKSGCSCTIEGPKNEFAILDELTAEMWEEK, from the exons ATGCCTTTTACTGAATATTTATGG ATGGTGATATGTCTACTGTTGTACATAAAGCAGACGCTAGGATTTCATGTTGCCAAAAACAGTGACTCTTCTATTCTCACAAACCTTTTGATGGACCCAAG TTTTCAGTCAAGGCAAAAACGACCAGCGTTCTCAGATGACAGACTTTTGGTGAGCGGTTTTAACACACCGAGCGAGTGCTGTCCAACCGTGACTCGTGCCATTGCCCCTCTTGGAGGCCTATCAAAAGACGGACAGTTGCTGCAACTGTTTAGAGACAGACACACTATTCAAAAGTTTTACGAGACGACCTGTGCTCCTGATATTCGAAATCATCGGTGTAACTTTATCGACCATTCAAAATGGATATCAAAATGCCAACAGACCTTCACTTACACCTATGCTATAGTTAAGAATTTTAATGTGACTGAACCCTATAGAATAGACTATATGCGGATGAAATCGGGTTGTTCCTGTACAATAGAGGGTCCAAAAAATGAGTTCGCAATTCTGGATGAGCTGACTGCGGAGATGTGGGAGGAGAAGTGA